The Bubalus bubalis isolate 160015118507 breed Murrah chromosome 16, NDDB_SH_1, whole genome shotgun sequence genome window below encodes:
- the LOC102402241 gene encoding olfactory receptor 1030-like, with protein sequence MARGNHTIVTEFVLMGFTDCPELQLPLFVVFLVIYLITMVGNLGMILLIRMDSRLHTPMYYFLSHLAFIDLCYSSSIGPKMLQNLLIKKKNISFSGCFAQLYFSSAFATTECFLLATMAYDHYMAICNPLIYTAIMTQRVCKELAIGVYTYGFLNSVIQTVLTFQLSFCDSNIIHHFYCADPPLLALSCSDTHSKEKQLLIFSAVNLTGSLLTVLISYICILFSIIKIQSSEGKCKAFSTCASHLTVVIIFYGTLFFMYLRQPKAGNSWKYNKVVSVFYSHIIPMLNPLIYSLRNTEVKNTLKKMLEGKES encoded by the coding sequence atggCAAGAGGCAACCATACCATAGTGACAGAATTTGTTCTCATGGGATTCACAGACTGTCCCGAGCTTCAGCTTCCTCTCTTTGTGGTGTTCCTGGTCATTTATCTCATCACCATGGTGGGAAACCTTGGCATGATCCTGCTCATCAGGATGGATTCCAggctccacacccccatgtactattTCCTCAGCCACCTGGCTTTCATTGATCTTTGTTACTCCTCTTCCATTGGACCCAAGATGCTGCAAAATttattgataaagaaaaaaaacatctccTTTTCAGGCTGTTTTGCCCAGCTCTACTTCTCCAGTGCTTTTGCCACCACTGAATGCTTCCTCTTGGCCACAATGGCCTATGACCACTACATGGCCATCTGCAATCCCTTGATTTACACAGCCATTATGACTCAGAGGGTCTGCAAGGAGTTGGCAATTGGGGTCTATACCTATGGTTTCCTAAACTCTGTGATACAGACAGTTCTGACCTTCcagttgtctttctgtgactccaACATCATCCACCATTTCTATTGTGCTGACCCCCCTCTCCTTGCCCTCTCCTGCTCTGACACCCACAGCAAAGAAAAGCAGCTCTTGATCTTCTCTGCAGTGAATCTCACTGGATCCCTCCTGACTGTCCTCATCTCTTACATTTGCAtcctcttttccattataaaaatcCAGTCTTCAGAAGGCAAGTGCAAAGCATTTTCTACCTGTGCCTCCCACCTCACTGTGGTCATCATTTTCTATGGAACACTATTTTTCATGTACCTAAGGCAACCTAAAGCAGGGAATTCATGGAAGTACAACAAAGTGGTCTCTGTGTTTTATAGTCATATAATTCCCATGCTCAATCCCCTGATCTATAGCTTGAGGAACACAGAAGTCAAGAACACCCTGAAGAAGATGCTGGAGGGCAAGGAGTCATAG